From one Gemmatimonadaceae bacterium genomic stretch:
- a CDS encoding TldD/PmbA family protein: MPYNRRDFLKTSAAATALAIAAPESVHGAARPPARWRETEADELMAAALGAARAAGASYADVRIGRYRSQNIGTRERQITGVSDSESYGMGIRTIVNGAWGFASTSVMTTDGVVKVAREAARLSRAASSVQRRRVELAPTPVVKGTWQTPVRRDPLEVAIEDKVAMLLAANDAALKVPGIRFVNSGLQLLREIKQYANSEGTQTTQTFIRVGPSFSATAVGNGGFQQYGEELAPRGEGWEYVESLNMPGNAAKWAALAVEKLGARSVEPGRYDLIITPENLWLTIHESIGHPTELDRALGYEANYAGTSFIAPPEAQIGKLKYGRPLMTIQGDRTQEGSLARCAWDDEGVAADAWKIVDKGIFTDYQTTREQAGTISRLTGVTRSHGCSFADSWDSVQFQRMPNISLLPGEQNRSLNDIIAATDRGIVIRNRGSWSIDHQRYNFQFSGQAYYEVRGGKITGMLKDVAYQSTTPVFWNSMDMIGGKDSYYLGGSFGDGKGQPAQSNSVSHGCPPARFRGVNVVNTGREG; the protein is encoded by the coding sequence ATGCCGTACAACCGCCGAGACTTCCTGAAGACGAGCGCCGCCGCGACGGCGCTCGCCATCGCCGCTCCCGAGAGTGTCCATGGCGCCGCGCGCCCGCCGGCCCGCTGGCGCGAGACCGAGGCTGACGAGCTCATGGCGGCCGCACTGGGCGCCGCGCGGGCGGCGGGTGCCAGCTACGCCGACGTGCGCATCGGCCGCTATCGCAGCCAGAACATCGGCACCCGCGAACGGCAGATCACCGGCGTCTCCGACTCCGAGTCGTACGGCATGGGCATCCGCACCATCGTGAACGGGGCGTGGGGCTTCGCATCCACCAGCGTGATGACGACCGATGGCGTGGTGAAGGTGGCGCGGGAGGCCGCGCGCCTGTCGCGGGCCGCCAGCTCGGTCCAGAGGCGCCGCGTCGAACTGGCGCCGACGCCGGTGGTGAAGGGCACCTGGCAGACGCCGGTGCGCCGTGATCCGCTCGAGGTCGCCATCGAGGACAAGGTTGCCATGCTCCTCGCGGCCAACGACGCCGCCCTCAAGGTGCCCGGCATCCGCTTCGTGAACTCGGGGCTGCAGCTCCTCCGCGAGATCAAGCAGTACGCGAACTCCGAAGGCACGCAGACCACCCAGACCTTCATCCGCGTCGGCCCGTCATTCTCGGCCACCGCGGTGGGCAACGGCGGCTTCCAGCAGTACGGCGAGGAGCTCGCACCGCGCGGCGAGGGCTGGGAATACGTCGAGTCACTGAACATGCCGGGCAACGCGGCGAAGTGGGCGGCCCTCGCGGTCGAGAAACTCGGCGCACGGTCGGTGGAGCCGGGACGCTACGACCTGATCATCACGCCGGAGAACCTCTGGCTCACGATCCACGAGTCGATCGGACATCCCACCGAGCTCGATCGCGCGCTCGGGTACGAGGCCAACTACGCCGGCACGTCGTTCATCGCCCCGCCCGAGGCGCAGATCGGGAAGCTCAAGTACGGACGCCCGCTCATGACCATCCAGGGCGACCGCACGCAGGAAGGGTCGCTGGCGCGCTGTGCGTGGGATGATGAAGGGGTCGCTGCCGATGCGTGGAAGATCGTCGACAAGGGCATCTTCACGGACTACCAGACCACGCGGGAGCAGGCCGGCACCATCAGCCGGCTCACTGGCGTGACCCGGTCGCACGGCTGCTCGTTCGCCGACTCCTGGGACTCGGTGCAGTTCCAGCGGATGCCGAACATCTCGCTGTTGCCGGGGGAGCAGAACCGTTCGCTCAACGACATCATCGCCGCCACCGATCGCGGCATCGTGATCCGGAACCGCGGCTCGTGGTCCATCGACCACCAGCGCTACAACTTCCAGTTCTCCGGCCAGGCGTACTACGAGGTGCGTGGCGGCAAGATCACCGGCATGCTGAAGGACGTGGCGTACCAGTCCACGACGCCGGTGTTCTGGAACTCGATGGACATGATCGGCGGCAAGGACTCCTACTATCTCGGCGGGTCGTTCGGGGACGGGAAGGGCCAGCCGGCGCAATCGAACTCCGTGAGCCACGGCTGCCCGCCGGCGCGCTTCCGCGGCGTGAACGTGGTGAACACGGGGAGGGAAGGCTGA
- a CDS encoding copper chaperone PCu(A)C — MSVPRACLSLTLVHLAGACAAPPPPLAVERAVLTRPTASVPAALYFTVRNTGAQPVAVSEVQVHGAFSTSLLTPTAHRAPAIGTAPSSTPLYEAIDSVGVPAGASVRFAPGGYFVSVGKLRRPLARGDTVQLSLRITTGAVLPATARVLDYADLDTALVANAAGVAHVATAASVAGGRALYRENGCGSCHGPEGHGDGPVAATLAPPPRDFRRAGDFRTEGDEATITQLLATGIPNGGQMPLYAHLSTTERRSLALYVLSLRQPLPPRESSP, encoded by the coding sequence ATGTCCGTCCCTCGCGCCTGCCTCAGCCTCACGCTGGTTCACCTCGCCGGTGCCTGCGCCGCGCCACCACCGCCGCTGGCCGTGGAGCGCGCCGTACTCACGCGTCCCACCGCGTCGGTGCCCGCCGCGCTCTACTTCACCGTGCGCAACACCGGCGCGCAGCCGGTGGCGGTGTCGGAGGTGCAGGTGCACGGCGCGTTCAGCACGTCGCTCCTGACGCCGACCGCACACCGCGCGCCGGCGATCGGGACGGCGCCGTCGTCGACGCCACTGTACGAGGCCATCGATTCGGTGGGCGTGCCGGCGGGAGCGTCGGTGCGGTTCGCTCCGGGGGGCTATTTCGTCTCCGTCGGCAAGCTGCGGCGTCCGCTGGCGCGTGGTGACACGGTGCAGCTCTCGCTGCGCATCACCACCGGTGCGGTGCTGCCTGCCACGGCGCGCGTGCTCGACTACGCGGACCTGGACACGGCGCTGGTGGCGAATGCGGCTGGCGTCGCGCACGTGGCCACGGCGGCATCGGTGGCCGGCGGCCGCGCGCTCTACCGCGAGAACGGCTGCGGCAGCTGTCACGGGCCGGAGGGTCACGGTGACGGTCCCGTCGCCGCGACGCTCGCGCCACCGCCGCGTGACTTCCGGCGCGCGGGTGACTTCCGCACCGAGGGCGACGAGGCCACGATCACCCAGCTCCTCGCCACCGGCATCCCGAACGGCGGCCAGATGCCGCTGTACGCACACCTCTCCACCACCGAGCGACGCTCGCTCGCCCTGTACGTCCTGTCGCTTCGTCAACCACTGCCACCACGGGAATCCAGTCCATGA
- a CDS encoding copper chaperone PCu(A)C: MTTHHTIMRRSMRALALVTTLSAVSAGALSAQATPAAAVTATGAWVREAPAGRKVTAIFLTAQNTSGTARSIVSGSTDVSDTLELHEMKRENGMMRMSPVSSIVVPANGKAELRPGGLHLMLFGLKRPLVAGDSVHVTLTLDSGARVSFVAPVRAMGSMP; the protein is encoded by the coding sequence ATGACCACGCACCACACCATCATGCGCCGCTCGATGCGCGCGCTCGCACTCGTCACCACGCTGTCGGCCGTCTCCGCGGGCGCGCTGTCGGCGCAGGCCACACCGGCCGCCGCCGTCACCGCCACCGGCGCCTGGGTGCGCGAGGCGCCCGCCGGTCGCAAGGTCACCGCGATCTTCCTCACCGCACAGAACACCTCCGGCACCGCCCGCTCGATCGTGAGCGGTTCCACCGACGTGAGCGACACGCTCGAACTGCACGAGATGAAGCGCGAGAACGGCATGATGCGCATGTCGCCGGTGTCGTCGATCGTGGTGCCGGCGAACGGGAAGGCCGAACTCCGCCCCGGCGGGCTGCACCTGATGCTGTTCGGGCTGAAGCGCCCGCTGGTGGCGGGGGACTCGGTGCACGTGACGCTGACGCTCGACAGCGGCGCCCGGGTCTCGTTCGTCGCGCCGGTCCGCGCCATGGGCAGCATGCCATGA
- a CDS encoding SCO family protein gives MTGAPRRGTRRVPLVTVLAATAMMAAGCKARDAAPTPAAAAAAVAVAVAAGGDFTLTDHNAQRFALQSLRGTVVMIFFGYSTCPDVCPTTLSKLSRVTKRLGPQQGKVKTLYITVDPDRDTPAALKADLALFDLDALGLTGTRQEIDTVVAQYGASYEIVPTPQSAGKYSVSHSTTLYVLDAKGVLRRSFPYEATVDEIVQGLEPLIAEAGAGR, from the coding sequence ATGACCGGCGCGCCGCGACGGGGGACCCGCCGCGTCCCGCTGGTCACTGTTCTTGCAGCCACCGCCATGATGGCGGCCGGCTGCAAGGCCAGGGATGCCGCGCCAACGCCAGCGGCGGCGGCGGCGGCGGTGGCGGTGGCGGTGGCGGCCGGTGGTGACTTCACCCTCACCGACCACAACGCGCAACGATTCGCGCTGCAGTCGCTGCGCGGCACGGTGGTGATGATCTTCTTCGGCTACAGCACCTGCCCCGACGTCTGCCCGACGACGCTCTCGAAGCTCTCGCGGGTGACGAAGCGGCTCGGTCCGCAGCAGGGGAAGGTGAAGACGCTCTACATCACCGTGGACCCCGACCGCGACACGCCGGCGGCATTGAAGGCCGATCTGGCCCTGTTCGACCTCGACGCGCTCGGCCTCACCGGCACGCGCCAGGAGATCGACACGGTGGTGGCGCAGTACGGGGCGTCCTACGAGATCGTGCCGACGCCGCAGTCGGCCGGCAAGTACTCGGTGTCGCACTCCACCACGCTGTACGTGCTGGATGCGAAGGGCGTGCTGCGTCGCTCGTTCCCGTACGAAGCCACGGTGGACGAGATCGTGCAGGGGCTGGAGCCGCTGATCGCCGAGGCGGGGGCCGGCCGGTAA
- a CDS encoding cytochrome c → MPVTHRAPRPLDSPDDARALDRWHVAGLLCMLALILAFPVYNLGEPARRARAQEEMARANVRLGRTMFAQHCASCHGDEARGGRGSPTLAAREFLGSVSDRQLHWLISGGIPGSVMSAYDIDLGGPFTAQEIARLAAYLRSLEAGAPSVSGWFTGALAPPRSVAAAHAGKSGGGEGRGERRGQAGNDDAPGRGRDSLAPTVLASAGVAEVYATRCAMCHGVRGEGTAIAPVLRPMRAPLVAEPDLAYRKITHGVPGTAMGAFSTKQGGALDETAIRALVAWMREATPPPR, encoded by the coding sequence ATGCCCGTGACGCACCGCGCACCGCGCCCGCTCGACTCGCCGGACGACGCACGCGCGCTCGACCGCTGGCACGTGGCCGGGCTGCTCTGCATGCTGGCGCTGATCCTGGCCTTCCCTGTCTACAACCTCGGGGAGCCGGCGCGTCGTGCGCGGGCGCAGGAGGAGATGGCGCGCGCGAACGTCCGTCTCGGGCGCACGATGTTCGCACAACACTGCGCGTCGTGTCATGGCGACGAGGCCCGCGGCGGCCGTGGGTCGCCCACGCTTGCGGCACGTGAGTTCCTCGGCTCGGTCTCGGACCGGCAGCTGCACTGGCTCATCAGCGGCGGCATCCCCGGGTCGGTGATGTCGGCGTACGACATCGACCTCGGTGGCCCGTTCACGGCGCAGGAGATCGCGCGGCTGGCGGCGTACCTGCGCTCGCTGGAGGCAGGCGCGCCGAGCGTGTCGGGGTGGTTCACGGGGGCGCTGGCACCGCCGCGCAGCGTCGCCGCAGCCCACGCGGGGAAGTCGGGCGGCGGGGAAGGCCGCGGGGAGCGGCGCGGACAGGCCGGGAACGACGACGCGCCCGGGCGCGGTCGCGACAGTCTCGCACCGACCGTGCTGGCGTCGGCCGGCGTGGCCGAGGTGTATGCCACACGGTGCGCGATGTGCCACGGCGTGCGTGGCGAGGGGACGGCGATCGCGCCGGTGCTGCGTCCGATGCGCGCGCCACTCGTCGCGGAGCCGGACCTGGCGTACCGGAAGATCACGCACGGCGTGCCCGGCACCGCGATGGGGGCGTTCTCGACGAAGCAGGGCGGCGCACTGGACGAGACGGCGATCCGGGCGCTGGTGGCGTGGATGCGCGAGGCAACGCCGCCGCCGCGCTGA
- a CDS encoding ubiquinol-cytochrome c reductase iron-sulfur subunit, which yields MDQTRRDLLEAGWTVGGGLLIAAAGWTSFVALKPLASAGGGGVLPLLEPDAYPEGSATFVRQGRLFITRTGGELHAISQKCPHLGCAVPFCESSGQFECPCHGSVFNAAGEWISGPSPRGMDRHPLQVTDGRLLVNTAVLEEGAPLGSRKFDGRARGPRCTTEPAD from the coding sequence ATGGACCAGACCCGTCGTGACCTGCTGGAAGCCGGGTGGACCGTGGGTGGTGGGCTGCTGATCGCCGCCGCCGGATGGACGTCGTTCGTGGCACTCAAGCCGCTGGCGTCGGCGGGGGGCGGCGGTGTGCTGCCGTTGCTCGAACCCGATGCGTACCCCGAGGGCTCGGCCACCTTCGTGCGCCAGGGGCGGCTGTTCATCACCCGCACCGGCGGCGAGCTGCATGCGATCTCGCAGAAGTGTCCGCACCTGGGATGCGCGGTGCCGTTCTGCGAGTCGTCCGGGCAGTTCGAGTGCCCCTGTCACGGCTCGGTGTTCAATGCCGCCGGCGAGTGGATCAGCGGGCCATCGCCGCGCGGCATGGATCGCCATCCGCTGCAGGTGACGGACGGACGGCTGCTGGTGAACACCGCCGTCCTCGAGGAAGGGGCACCGCTTGGCTCGCGGAAGTTCGACGGGCGTGCGCGTGGGCCGCGCTGCACCACGGAACCCGCGGACTGA
- a CDS encoding cytochrome b N-terminal domain-containing protein, giving the protein MPATETDRPPVPRRGLMARLRGSTLYRSVVRTPGSDSPSGRALHAFGNVFLHIYPVRIPRGLLRFRSTWRLGFISSVLFALLFITGLYLMFFYTPAVSMAYGDMQQLRAQVGFGQLIRNVHRWGAHLMVLAVVLHLVRVFVHGGYKAPRQFNWVIGVGLLVVTLAYSFTGYLLPWDQLAYWAVTVGSGLVKYAPGVGNVLRDFLLGGETIGQAALLRFYVIHVAVLTVAFALLMAVHLWRIRKDGLVVGDTGVAHDVTARVDDRIALPAAEQADGVARLDDSRRVLGVVHVDEVPGRSRDPDDEVFSWPALIIRHQVIALAVCALVLALGIAFEAPLRDIANPNLTPEPSKAPWYFVGLQELLAHFDPLVAGVLAPGALVAALVALPYVDRNPSRRPADRKVALVLFWAVFLGLVVLTIIGAFFRGPGWAFVLPWEHLYFEP; this is encoded by the coding sequence ATGCCAGCCACTGAGACGGATCGGCCTCCGGTGCCGCGCCGCGGCCTGATGGCGCGGCTGCGGGGGAGCACCCTCTACCGGTCCGTCGTGCGCACGCCGGGGTCGGACTCGCCGAGTGGCCGCGCGCTGCATGCGTTCGGGAACGTGTTCCTTCACATCTATCCCGTCCGGATTCCCCGCGGCCTGCTGCGCTTCCGGTCCACCTGGCGGCTCGGGTTCATCTCCAGCGTGCTGTTCGCGCTGCTGTTCATCACCGGCCTGTACCTCATGTTCTTCTACACGCCGGCCGTGAGCATGGCGTACGGCGACATGCAGCAGTTGCGCGCGCAGGTGGGATTCGGGCAGCTCATCCGCAACGTGCATCGCTGGGGTGCGCACCTGATGGTGCTGGCGGTGGTGCTGCACCTGGTGCGGGTGTTCGTCCATGGGGGCTACAAGGCGCCGCGCCAGTTCAACTGGGTGATCGGCGTGGGCCTGCTGGTGGTCACGCTCGCCTATTCGTTCACCGGCTACCTGCTGCCATGGGACCAGCTGGCCTACTGGGCCGTCACGGTCGGGTCGGGCCTCGTGAAGTACGCGCCCGGTGTGGGCAACGTGCTCCGCGACTTCCTCCTCGGTGGCGAGACCATCGGGCAGGCGGCGCTGCTGCGCTTCTACGTCATTCACGTGGCCGTGCTGACGGTGGCGTTCGCGCTGCTGATGGCCGTGCACCTGTGGCGCATCCGGAAGGACGGGCTGGTGGTCGGTGATACCGGTGTGGCGCACGATGTCACCGCCCGCGTGGACGACCGGATCGCGCTGCCCGCCGCGGAGCAGGCGGATGGCGTGGCACGGCTGGACGACAGCCGCCGCGTGCTGGGTGTCGTGCACGTCGACGAGGTGCCCGGCCGCAGCCGCGACCCCGACGACGAGGTGTTCTCGTGGCCGGCGCTGATCATCCGGCACCAGGTCATCGCGCTGGCGGTCTGCGCGCTGGTACTGGCGCTCGGCATCGCGTTCGAGGCGCCGCTGCGCGACATCGCGAACCCGAACCTCACCCCCGAGCCGTCGAAGGCGCCGTGGTACTTCGTGGGGCTGCAGGAGCTGCTCGCGCACTTCGATCCGCTGGTGGCCGGCGTGCTCGCGCCGGGTGCACTGGTCGCCGCGCTGGTGGCGCTGCCGTACGTCGATCGCAACCCGTCGCGCCGTCCGGCGGACCGGAAGGTCGCGCTGGTGCTTTTCTGGGCGGTCTTCCTCGGCTTGGTGGTGCTGACGATCATCGGCGCCTTCTTCCGTGGCCCGGGCTGGGCGTTCGTGCTGCCGTGGGAACACCTCTACTTCGAACCGTGA
- a CDS encoding FAD-dependent oxidoreductase, whose amino-acid sequence MIAPRSAAADIATGSPAPCRAACPVGTDASAYVALLDEGRIADAYDVARRFNPFASVCGRVCSAPCERACRRGVVDAAVSIRALKRVLCDAHGAEQGAQSRWQHAIGVLPAATHGSVAIIGAGPAGLAAAHDLRRSGLAVTVFEAMPAAGGMMRFGIPAFRLPRPVLDAEIGAIAALGIEIRLGCVVGRDVVFAELLAQHDAVLVTVGCQQGRTMAVPGAELPGVVRAVDYLRRHNGQPATDGALEGDDASGALVVIGGGSVAFDAARSAWRAQTTTAYDGQTVVDVARSAVRGGGGTVTLVAQERRADLSVPDEELHEAVAEGVTLRDGFGVLRILGTTAVTGVEVAPVLSLRDADGRFNPTLDPTRAESIAAGTVVLAIGQQSDTDFLAGTDGLVRTPWGGIAVDAGGRSTHPKVWAAGDVATGPRDLIDAVAAGQRAAATIVRALGAADGTATVPPAVCTAPPMRSSTRFWSGYAAEPRIASTVLPASRRSATAEVECALTDAAARHEASRCLRCDEHMQFAPERCIACALCVDVCPQASLALLPRAPGTLAMVFDDDTCIRCGLCVHRCPTDALHFTLAPVLVAPAPSATAIQPGTVHASH is encoded by the coding sequence ATGATTGCCCCCCGCAGCGCCGCGGCGGACATCGCGACCGGCTCGCCTGCACCGTGCCGCGCGGCCTGCCCCGTGGGCACCGACGCCTCGGCCTACGTGGCGCTGCTCGACGAAGGCCGCATTGCCGATGCATACGACGTCGCGCGCCGGTTCAACCCGTTCGCCTCCGTCTGCGGACGCGTCTGCTCGGCGCCGTGCGAGCGCGCCTGCCGCCGCGGCGTGGTGGATGCTGCGGTCTCGATCCGCGCGCTCAAGCGGGTGCTCTGCGACGCCCATGGCGCGGAGCAGGGTGCGCAGTCGCGGTGGCAGCATGCCATCGGGGTGCTGCCCGCGGCCACCCATGGCTCCGTCGCCATCATCGGTGCGGGGCCGGCCGGCCTGGCCGCAGCGCACGACCTCCGGCGCTCGGGGCTCGCCGTCACCGTCTTCGAGGCGATGCCGGCCGCCGGCGGGATGATGCGCTTCGGCATCCCCGCCTTCCGGCTCCCCCGCCCGGTGCTGGACGCCGAGATCGGCGCCATCGCGGCGCTCGGCATCGAGATCCGGCTCGGATGTGTCGTGGGACGTGACGTGGTGTTCGCCGAGCTGCTGGCGCAGCACGACGCCGTGCTGGTGACGGTGGGCTGTCAGCAGGGACGGACGATGGCCGTGCCAGGCGCCGAGTTGCCGGGTGTGGTGCGCGCGGTGGACTACCTGCGTCGCCACAACGGGCAGCCGGCGACGGATGGCGCCTTGGAGGGTGACGACGCCAGCGGGGCCCTGGTCGTGATCGGCGGCGGCAGCGTGGCCTTCGATGCCGCCCGCAGCGCATGGCGGGCGCAGACGACGACGGCGTACGACGGGCAGACCGTGGTCGATGTCGCGCGGAGCGCAGTGCGTGGCGGCGGGGGGACCGTCACGCTGGTGGCACAGGAACGGCGCGCCGATCTCTCGGTGCCGGACGAGGAGCTGCACGAGGCGGTGGCGGAAGGGGTCACGCTGCGCGACGGCTTCGGCGTGCTCCGCATCCTGGGGACAACCGCTGTCACCGGTGTCGAGGTGGCGCCGGTCCTCTCGCTTCGTGACGCCGATGGCCGCTTCAATCCCACCCTGGATCCCACGCGGGCCGAGTCCATCGCCGCCGGCACCGTGGTGCTGGCCATCGGCCAGCAGTCGGACACCGACTTCCTCGCCGGCACGGACGGCCTGGTGCGCACGCCGTGGGGTGGCATCGCCGTGGATGCCGGCGGGCGGTCGACGCACCCGAAGGTGTGGGCCGCCGGTGACGTCGCGACCGGTCCGCGTGACCTGATCGATGCCGTCGCCGCCGGTCAGCGCGCCGCCGCGACCATCGTGCGTGCGCTGGGAGCAGCCGACGGCACCGCCACCGTGCCACCCGCCGTCTGCACGGCGCCACCCATGCGCAGCAGCACACGGTTCTGGAGCGGCTACGCGGCGGAGCCGCGCATCGCGTCGACCGTCCTGCCCGCGTCCCGACGGAGCGCGACGGCGGAAGTGGAATGCGCGCTGACCGACGCTGCCGCGCGACATGAGGCGTCGCGGTGCCTTCGGTGTGATGAGCACATGCAGTTTGCTCCGGAGCGGTGCATCGCGTGTGCCCTCTGCGTGGACGTCTGTCCGCAGGCATCGCTGGCGCTGCTGCCCCGTGCGCCGGGCACGCTCGCGATGGTGTTCGACGATGATACATGCATCCGGTGCGGGCTCTGCGTGCATCGCTGCCCCACGGATGCGTTGCACTTCACGCTGGCGCCGGTGCTGGTCGCGCCGGCACCGTCCGCCACCGCCATCCAGCCCGGAACCGTACATGCCAGCCACTGA
- a CDS encoding DUF3365 domain-containing protein, which translates to MRLTVTALLLIPSLLHAQGAETLGKAVAEMDRLDAMRSTLAATFAQSGAPADLEAFGRVCKPVGMAMQQAAVTNGWTARQVAVKNRNPANAADPEAVAQMQRFETDSALRAVLLNTTMNGRPGVRYLRRITVESSCLLCHGALASRPAFIAANYPQDRAFGFKVGDLRGAYSVFIPAAP; encoded by the coding sequence ATGCGCCTGACTGTCACCGCGCTCCTGCTCATTCCTTCGTTGCTGCACGCCCAGGGTGCCGAGACGCTGGGCAAGGCCGTCGCCGAGATGGACCGCCTCGATGCGATGCGCTCGACCCTCGCAGCGACATTCGCCCAGTCCGGTGCACCGGCCGACCTCGAGGCGTTTGGCCGGGTCTGCAAGCCGGTCGGCATGGCCATGCAACAGGCCGCCGTGACCAACGGCTGGACCGCACGCCAGGTGGCGGTGAAGAACCGCAACCCCGCCAACGCTGCAGATCCCGAGGCTGTAGCACAGATGCAGCGGTTCGAGACGGACTCGGCGCTGCGCGCAGTGCTGCTGAACACCACCATGAATGGCCGGCCCGGGGTGCGATACCTGCGGCGCATCACGGTCGAGTCGTCGTGCCTGCTCTGCCATGGTGCGCTGGCCTCGCGACCGGCGTTCATTGCCGCGAACTACCCGCAGGACCGTGCGTTCGGGTTCAAGGTCGGCGACCTCCGCGGCGCGTACAGCGTCTTCATCCCGGCAGCGCCGTAG
- a CDS encoding FAD-dependent oxidoreductase, which translates to MARVIVLGAGVAGHTAALHLRRKLGREHEVVVVTPNSRWNWIPSNIWVGVGRMTAEQVVFPLAPIYRRKGITLHQAKAVAVRPEGDAADPTGAVEIEYTDAARAGTRATLRYDYLVNATGPRLNFAATPGLGPEGHSLSVCTADHAVHAAAALATAIARMRRGQRQTLVVGMGHGGCTCEGAAFEYVFNVDHELRQAGVRDMADIVYLTNEFELGDFGVDGMTFVQQGFHTTSKLWTESLFRERGIRAILGAHVERVEDGVVHYEQLDGTRHTQGFDFAMLLPPFRGADLVAYDRAGADITASLFAPSGFMKVDADYTARPYDAWRAADWPATYQSPGYANVFAAGIAFAPPHQISRPRKSPNGTVIAPAPPRTGMPSGVMGKTVALTIVDRIQRGSAVAAHTASMANMGAACVASAGAGFRDGSAAAMTMYPVVPDYQAYPGTGRSVKDTIGEIGLAGHWLKLMLHHLFIYKAKALPGWQFIPE; encoded by the coding sequence ATGGCAAGGGTCATCGTGCTGGGCGCCGGCGTCGCCGGCCACACCGCCGCGCTCCACCTGCGCCGCAAGCTGGGCCGGGAGCACGAGGTGGTCGTGGTCACGCCGAACTCCCGCTGGAACTGGATCCCGTCCAACATCTGGGTCGGGGTCGGGCGGATGACAGCGGAGCAGGTGGTGTTTCCGCTGGCGCCGATCTACCGGCGCAAGGGCATCACGCTCCACCAGGCGAAGGCGGTGGCGGTGCGGCCGGAAGGTGATGCCGCGGACCCCACCGGCGCGGTCGAGATCGAGTACACCGACGCGGCCCGCGCCGGCACCCGGGCGACGCTCCGCTACGACTACCTGGTCAACGCCACCGGGCCCCGCCTCAACTTCGCGGCGACGCCGGGGCTCGGGCCCGAGGGGCACTCCCTCTCGGTCTGCACCGCAGACCACGCGGTGCACGCGGCTGCAGCACTCGCCACCGCCATCGCGCGCATGCGCCGGGGCCAGCGCCAGACCCTGGTGGTCGGCATGGGCCACGGCGGTTGCACCTGCGAGGGCGCGGCGTTCGAGTACGTCTTCAACGTCGACCACGAACTGCGGCAGGCCGGCGTGCGTGACATGGCCGACATCGTCTACCTCACCAACGAGTTCGAGCTCGGCGATTTCGGCGTGGACGGCATGACCTTCGTGCAGCAGGGCTTCCACACCACCAGCAAGCTCTGGACGGAGTCCCTCTTCCGTGAGCGCGGCATCCGCGCCATCCTCGGCGCGCACGTGGAGCGGGTGGAGGACGGGGTGGTGCACTACGAGCAGCTCGACGGCACGCGCCACACGCAGGGCTTCGACTTCGCGATGCTGCTCCCCCCGTTCCGCGGGGCCGACCTGGTGGCGTACGATCGGGCCGGCGCCGACATCACGGCGTCGCTGTTCGCCCCGAGCGGCTTCATGAAGGTGGACGCCGACTACACGGCGCGTCCGTACGACGCGTGGCGCGCCGCAGACTGGCCGGCCACCTACCAGAGCCCCGGCTACGCGAACGTCTTCGCCGCCGGCATCGCCTTCGCGCCGCCGCACCAGATCTCGCGGCCACGCAAGAGCCCGAACGGCACCGTCATCGCGCCCGCGCCGCCGCGCACCGGCATGCCGTCGGGCGTGATGGGCAAGACGGTGGCACTCACGATCGTGGATCGCATCCAGCGCGGGAGCGCCGTGGCGGCGCACACCGCGTCGATGGCGAACATGGGGGCGGCCTGCGTGGCGTCCGCCGGCGCCGGATTCCGCGACGGGTCGGCGGCCGCGATGACGATGTATCCCGTGGTGCCGGACTACCAGGCGTACCCGGGCACGGGCCGGAGCGTGAAGGACACCATCGGCGAGATCGGCCTCGCCGGACACTGGCTCAAGCTGATGCTGCATCACCTGTTCATCTACAAGGCGAAAGCCCTGCCCGGCTGGCAGTTCATCCCGGAGTAG
- a CDS encoding rhodanese-like domain-containing protein — MPSFRNKPIDVVIDVRSKVEFWFGHLDGAICIPVGDIAAEITSHPEIRKDSRILLVCASGARSAMAADTLRQLGYRRVTDGGATASARPDYTP; from the coding sequence ATGCCTTCCTTCCGCAACAAGCCCATCGACGTCGTCATCGACGTGCGTTCCAAGGTCGAGTTCTGGTTCGGCCACCTCGACGGTGCCATCTGCATCCCCGTCGGTGACATCGCCGCCGAGATCACCAGCCATCCGGAGATCCGCAAGGACTCCCGCATCCTCCTCGTGTGTGCCAGCGGCGCCCGCTCGGCGATGGCCGCCGACACCTTGCGGCAGCTCGGGTATCGCCGCGTGACCGATGGCGGCGCGACGGCATCGGCCCGCCCGGACTACACCCCGTGA